A genomic region of Tsukamurella pulmonis contains the following coding sequences:
- the zapE gene encoding cell division protein ZapE produces the protein MTLHLVDRNPTVTPEQMVEQLVPPEMFSEVSFDSYIPDPNEPTQAAAVQTGRAFVADVIKLTKQRTKKGLFGRKSTPPHGVGLYLDGGFGVGKTHLLASIFHSVPSPKSFGTFVEYTHLVGALGFNQCVEYLADHSVLCIDEFELDDPGDTMVMSRLLTELAARGVSIVATSNTLPGQLGEGRFAAQDFLREINKLSSVFQSVRVDGPDYRHRDLPPAPDPLTDEELTAIAEADPTATLDTFDALSEHLSKLHPSRYKQLVEGISKVCISGVHPAENQTVALRIVVLADRLYDAGIPVLVSGAKLDEIFTPEMLAGGYRKKYLRATSRLLALSRFASADVR, from the coding sequence GCGAGGTCAGCTTCGACAGCTACATCCCCGATCCCAACGAGCCGACCCAGGCCGCCGCGGTGCAGACGGGACGCGCCTTCGTCGCCGATGTCATCAAGCTGACCAAGCAGCGCACCAAGAAGGGCCTGTTCGGCCGCAAGAGCACCCCGCCGCACGGCGTGGGCCTGTACCTGGACGGCGGCTTCGGCGTCGGCAAGACCCACCTGCTGGCGTCGATCTTCCACAGCGTCCCGTCGCCGAAGTCCTTCGGCACCTTCGTCGAGTACACCCACCTGGTGGGCGCGCTCGGCTTCAACCAGTGCGTGGAGTACCTCGCCGACCACAGCGTCCTCTGCATCGACGAGTTCGAGCTCGACGACCCGGGCGACACGATGGTGATGTCGCGGCTGCTGACCGAGCTCGCGGCGCGCGGCGTGTCCATCGTCGCCACGTCGAACACCCTGCCGGGGCAGCTCGGCGAGGGCCGCTTCGCCGCGCAGGACTTCCTGCGCGAGATCAACAAGCTGAGCTCGGTGTTCCAGTCCGTGCGCGTCGACGGCCCCGACTACCGGCACCGCGACCTGCCGCCCGCGCCGGACCCGCTCACCGACGAGGAGCTGACGGCGATCGCCGAGGCGGACCCGACGGCCACGCTCGACACCTTCGACGCGCTCTCCGAGCACCTGTCGAAGCTGCACCCCTCGCGCTACAAGCAGCTCGTCGAGGGGATCTCCAAGGTGTGCATCAGTGGTGTGCACCCCGCGGAGAACCAGACCGTCGCGCTGCGGATCGTGGTGCTCGCCGATCGTCTCTACGACGCCGGTATCCCGGTGCTGGTCTCCGGGGCCAAGCTCGACGAGATCTTCACGCCCGAGATGCTGGCCGGCGGCTACCGCAAGAAGTACCTCCGCGCGACGTCGCGCCTGCTGGCGCTCTCGCGTTTCGCGTCGGCCGACGTGCGCTGA
- a CDS encoding heavy metal translocating P-type ATPase codes for MATETRPDDTVVDLAIEGMTCASCANRIERKLNKLDGVHATVNFATEKAHVTAPRGTDTAVLIGTVEQAGYSAHVPAPPGCEDGDEPDGRTHEPTDALRRRLLISAALTVPVIAMAMIPALQFDYWQWLSLTLASPVVVWGALPFHRAAWTNLRHGTATMDTLVSIGVLAAFGWSVYALFWGSAGVTGMRHPFTFTIERMDGAGSIYLEAAAGVTTFILAGRYFEAKSKRRAGAALRALLELGAKNATVLRDGVESLVPIGELAVGDEFVVRPGEKIATDGVVVSGQSAVDASMLTGEAVPVEVRAGDAVTGATVNAGGRLVVRATRVGADTQLAHMGRLVEDAQAGKAAAQRLADRISSVFVPIVIAIAVGSLGFWLGAGQPASMALTAAVSVLIIACPCALGLATPTALLVGTGRGAQLGILIKGPEALEHTRRIDTVVLDKTGTITSGVMTLQAVHAAAGESADEVLAVAAALEAASEHPIARAVVRAAPAPLGAVEHFAAVPGLGVRGGSGGRTVAVGRPSLLDEDAMPLPDDLRAAFDEAQHRGQTPIAVGWDGAARGVLVVSDEIKPTSREAVARLRDLGLRPLMLTGDNEPAARFIAAQVGIDDVVAEVLPERKVGTVRALQADGRAVAMVGDGVNDAAALATADLGVAMGTGTDAAIEAADLTLVNGDLRTVVDAIRLARRTLSTIKANLFWAFAYNVAALPLAAAGLLNPMLAGAAMALSSVFVVSNSLRLRSFRPEKGY; via the coding sequence ATGGCCACTGAGACCCGCCCGGACGACACCGTCGTCGACCTCGCCATCGAGGGGATGACCTGCGCTTCGTGTGCGAACCGCATCGAGCGCAAGCTCAACAAGCTCGACGGGGTGCACGCCACGGTCAACTTCGCCACGGAGAAGGCGCATGTCACCGCTCCGCGGGGGACCGACACCGCGGTGCTGATCGGCACCGTCGAGCAGGCCGGCTACTCCGCGCACGTGCCCGCGCCGCCGGGCTGTGAGGACGGCGACGAGCCGGACGGGCGTACGCACGAGCCCACCGATGCGCTGCGCCGCCGTCTACTGATCAGCGCTGCCCTCACGGTCCCGGTGATCGCCATGGCGATGATTCCCGCGCTGCAGTTCGACTACTGGCAGTGGCTCTCGCTGACCCTGGCCTCGCCCGTCGTGGTGTGGGGAGCGCTCCCCTTCCACCGTGCCGCGTGGACCAACCTCCGGCACGGCACCGCCACCATGGACACGCTCGTCTCGATCGGGGTGCTGGCGGCGTTCGGCTGGTCGGTCTACGCCCTGTTCTGGGGCTCGGCGGGCGTCACCGGCATGAGGCACCCGTTCACGTTCACCATCGAGCGGATGGACGGCGCCGGCAGCATTTACCTCGAGGCGGCCGCGGGGGTGACCACGTTCATCCTGGCCGGGCGCTACTTCGAGGCGAAGAGCAAGCGCCGGGCCGGCGCCGCACTGCGGGCCCTGCTCGAACTGGGCGCCAAGAACGCGACCGTGCTGCGCGACGGTGTCGAATCGCTGGTGCCGATCGGCGAGCTCGCCGTCGGCGACGAGTTCGTCGTCCGCCCCGGCGAGAAGATCGCGACCGACGGCGTCGTCGTCTCGGGACAATCGGCGGTGGACGCCTCGATGCTCACCGGCGAGGCGGTGCCGGTCGAGGTGCGCGCCGGCGACGCCGTGACGGGCGCGACGGTCAACGCGGGCGGCCGTCTCGTGGTGCGCGCCACCCGCGTCGGCGCCGACACCCAGCTCGCCCACATGGGTCGCCTCGTCGAGGATGCGCAGGCCGGCAAGGCCGCCGCGCAACGCCTTGCCGACCGCATCTCCAGCGTCTTCGTGCCGATCGTCATCGCGATCGCGGTCGGCTCTCTGGGCTTCTGGCTGGGCGCGGGACAACCCGCCTCCATGGCGCTCACCGCCGCCGTCTCGGTCCTGATCATCGCCTGCCCGTGCGCACTCGGCCTCGCCACGCCCACGGCCCTGCTGGTCGGGACCGGCCGCGGCGCCCAACTCGGCATCCTGATCAAGGGCCCAGAGGCACTCGAACACACCCGCAGGATCGACACCGTCGTCCTCGACAAGACCGGCACGATCACCTCGGGCGTGATGACCCTGCAGGCCGTCCACGCGGCCGCGGGTGAGTCCGCCGACGAGGTACTGGCCGTCGCCGCCGCGCTCGAGGCGGCGTCCGAGCACCCCATCGCCCGCGCCGTCGTCCGGGCCGCACCCGCACCGCTCGGTGCCGTCGAGCACTTCGCCGCCGTGCCCGGCCTGGGAGTCCGCGGCGGTTCCGGCGGGCGCACCGTCGCCGTCGGGCGGCCGAGCCTGCTCGACGAGGACGCGATGCCGTTGCCCGACGACCTGCGCGCCGCCTTCGACGAGGCCCAGCACCGGGGCCAGACGCCGATCGCCGTCGGCTGGGACGGCGCCGCCCGCGGCGTGCTCGTCGTGTCCGACGAGATCAAGCCCACCTCGCGTGAGGCCGTAGCCCGGCTCCGCGACCTGGGGCTGCGTCCCTTGATGCTGACCGGCGACAACGAGCCCGCCGCCCGATTCATCGCCGCGCAGGTCGGGATCGACGACGTCGTGGCTGAGGTGCTGCCCGAGCGGAAGGTGGGCACCGTGCGAGCGCTGCAGGCGGACGGTCGCGCCGTGGCGATGGTCGGCGACGGCGTCAACGACGCGGCCGCACTCGCGACGGCCGACCTCGGCGTCGCGATGGGCACCGGCACCGACGCCGCGATCGAGGCGGCCGACCTCACGCTGGTCAACGGCGATCTGCGGACCGTGGTGGATGCGATCCGGCTCGCGCGGCGCACGCTGAGCACGATCAAGGCGAACCTGTTCTGGGCGTTCGCGTACAACGTGGCGGCACTGCCTCTCGCCGCCGCCGGGCTCCTCAACCCGATGCTGGCGGGCGCCGCAATGGCCCTGTCCTCCGTCTTCGTGGTCAGCAACAGCCTGCGACTGCGGAGCTTCCGCCCCGAGAAGGGATACTGA
- a CDS encoding metal-sensitive transcriptional regulator encodes MTTDTGHEHHHGYMSDKDEYLKRLRRIEGQARGLQRMVEEEKYCIDILTQVSAMTKALQAVGLGLLEDHMSHCVVDAARSGDEEETAAKIKEAADAIARFTR; translated from the coding sequence ATGACCACCGACACGGGCCACGAGCACCATCACGGCTACATGTCCGACAAGGACGAGTACCTCAAGCGGCTGCGCCGCATCGAGGGGCAGGCCCGCGGGCTGCAACGGATGGTCGAGGAGGAGAAGTACTGCATCGACATCCTCACCCAGGTCTCGGCCATGACCAAGGCGCTGCAGGCCGTCGGCCTGGGACTGCTCGAGGACCACATGAGCCACTGCGTGGTGGACGCGGCACGCTCGGGTGACGAGGAGGAGACCGCGGCGAAGATCAAGGAGGCCGCAGACGCCATCGCCCGGTTCACGCGCTGA